The following are encoded together in the Ictalurus punctatus breed USDA103 chromosome 1, Coco_2.0, whole genome shotgun sequence genome:
- the pbxip1b gene encoding pre-B-cell leukemia homeobox interacting protein 1b isoform X1, giving the protein MADNSSTNGNSWTILAPEVKESGVESMGPLSEGQGEVHAAPTQSSALSDSPAEQTHPPDPPQVTPLESSETAAVLHSTSVKQDTASSIPAHVENLTSLTTDLEEPGASGDGFESQPLIDTESFSDSYTHISPSPVSASLPGASEEEEEEGLSHGEEKGEPRKTLREECKPEEKANEGDGLRRRNLSVLTPLYHREDEEEEEGEEEQFRHPQREGEGDIGFSLNKCIFGALILLGLGTLFFSGVLMDLDDEGDADAKDVNYPDVKKEWLNPDAQGDAPGGVQPPEILDKMAKENQQIASLQARLQEQEVELKAAQLQAEEGTKERLRREELEAENQRMRGELDKLPALQKEYEQESERVKRESERVNKELEALPAMQEELDRLKEKVTELTQSTVIVQAVTPSAGHEEMPSSQERKERKDKKAWDKERKEKEIKTEKKEWKKDKNIKVDEQEGKGKSTKDHKEWEKEEVKKGRRKGEGKNGQKDHKQEDAQSWKLVDEKRELRERTGKKERKEDKKWEKEKHGEFVDRRWEKREKGKEDKEWKQKSGQKDWKEEKEWKRGKQASQDEVRKETSEKKKDWKERKEWGDDKERGASGDEKYSDKSPKEKTRKGKKDHHDGNSERKEREGKHRGGKQKDKPKSGERAEGWKEEKKYKDKNHKKEEKLSKKGKHEASHHSYSDRQHSKDHVHVDYWAEQREKIRHYYGSTEGCADVTACAHEEGLAPVSQRAFEAFLAGYLTKLLGPKDQTSRKEELSKLIGEFFTGGVFVHDQIPFSEFVEDVEDILEDMADGDDDDDDDDDDDDDDDQLENEMKGFAAEAMGKFVLREKEGNEVKRGGSGRKRGKAAKG; this is encoded by the exons ATGGCTGACAACAGCAGCACTAATGGCAACAGTTGGACCATTCTTGCTCCAGaggtaaag gaGTCTGGAGTAGAGAGCATGGGTCCTCTGTCTGAAGGTCAGGGAGAAGTGCATGCAGCTCCCACACAATCATCAGCGCTCTCGGACAGTCCCGCAGAGCAAACTCACCCTCCTGATCCTCCACAG GTGACGCCACTAGAGAGCAGTGAAACCGCAGCTGTTTTACACAGTACCTCTGTGAAGCAGGACACTGCGTCCAGCATCCCTGCTCATGTTGAAAACCTGACCTCCTTGACCACTGACCTTGAAGAGCCAGGAGCCTCTGGTGACGGCTTTGAAAGCCAACCGCTTATTGATACAGAATCATTCTCtgactcttacacacacatcaGCCCTTCACCCGTGTCCGCATCACTCCCTGGAGcctcagaagaagaagaagaagaggggcTTTCACACGGGGAAGAGAAGGGTGAGCCGAGGAAGACTCTGAGAGAAG AGTGTAAGCCAGAAGAGAAGGCAAACGAGGGTGATGGTCTAAGGAGGAGGAATCTCTCTGTCCTGACCCCTTTGTACCATCgagaggacgaggaggaggaggagggtgagGAAGAGCAGTTCAGACATccacagagagaaggagaaggagacatCGGGTTCAGCTTGAACAAGTGCATTTTTGGAGCGCTCATCCTTCTAGGCCTGGGCACCTTATTCTTTTCTG GTGTTCTCATGGATCTGGATGATG AAGGAGATGCAGATGCCAAGGATGTGAACTATCCAGATGTAAAAAAG gagtgGTTGAATCCTGATGCTCAAGGAGATGCACCTGGAGGTGTCCAGCCACCAGAAATACTGGACAAAATGGCCAAGGAGAACCAGCAAATTGCAAGCTTACAGGCAAGGCTTCAG gaacaggaagtggaatTAAAGGCTGCACAACTGCAAGCGGAGGAAGGCACCAAGGAGAGACTGAGGAGGGAGGAGCTGGAAGCAGAAAACCAGAGGATGAGAGGAGAGTTGGATAAACTGCCTGCCCTTCAGAAAGAGTACGAGCAAGAGAGTGAAagggtaaagagagagagtgagagagtaaatAAGGAGCTTGAAGCACTTCCAGCTATGCAGGAAGAGCTGGATCGTCTAAAAGAGAAAGTTACGGAGCTCACTCAGAGTACAG TGATTGTGCAAGCTGTGACGCCCTCTGCTGGACATGAAGAGATGCCTAGTAGTcaggagaggaaagagagaaaggataAAAAAGCTTGGGataaagagaggaaagagaaagaaattaagacagaaaagaaagaatggaagaaGGACAAGAACATAAAGGTAGATGAGCAAGAAGGCAAGGGAAAAAGCACAAAGGACCATAAAGAGTGGGAGAAAGAAGAAGTCAAGAAAGGGAGGCGTAAGGGAGAAGGGAAAAACGGGCAAAAAGACCACAAGCAAGAGGATGCCCAAAGTTGGAAGCTTGTTGATGAAAAAAGAGAGCTTAGGGAAAGGActgggaaaaaagagaggaaggaagatAAAAAGTGGGAAAAGGAGAAACATGGAGAATTTGTTGACCGAAGGTGGGAAAAacgagagaaaggaaaagaagataAGGAATGGAAGCAAAAGAGTGGGCAAAAAGActggaaagaagagaaagaatggAAGAGGGGTAAGCAAGCTAGTCAGGATGAAGTACGGAAAGAGacgagtgaaaaaaaaaaggattggaaagagagaaaggaatgGGGTGATGACAAAGAGAGAGGAGCATCAGGTGATGAAAAGTACAGCGATAAAAGCCCAAAGGAGAAAACTAGGAAAGGCAAGAAAGATCATCACGACggaaacagtgaaagaaaagaaagggaggGGAAGCATCGGGGTGGGAAACAGAAAGACAAGCCTAAAAGTGGAGAGAGAGCAGAAGGATGGAAGGAGGAGAAAAAATACAAAGACAAGAACcataaaaaagaggaaaagctGAGCAAAAAAGGCAAACATGAAGCATCGCACCATTCATACAGTGACAGACAGCACAGCAAAGACCACGTGCACGTCGACTACTGGGCCGAACAGAGGGAGAAGATCCGTCACTATTACGGCTCGACAGAAGGGTGCGCAGACGTGACAGCTTGTGCACACGAGGAGGGGCTTGCTCCTGTTTCGCAACGGGCATTTGAGGCGTTCCTCGCGGGCTATTTGACGAAACTTCTAGGACCCAAGGACCAAACTTCCAGAAAAGAGGAACTGAGCAAGCTGATCGGCGAGTTCTTCACTGGCGGAGTCTTCGTCCATGACCAGATACCATTCAGCGAGTTTGTGGAGGATGTGGAggacattttggaagacatggCAGATGgagatgacgatgatgatgatgatgatgatgatgatgatgatgatgatcagctAGAGAATGAGATGAAGGGATTTGCAGCAGAGGCAATGGGGAAATTTGTGCTTCGGGAAAAAGAGGGGAATGAAGTGAAAAGAGGGGGAAGTGGAAGGAAAAGGGGTAAAGCGGCGAAGGGTTAG
- the pbxip1b gene encoding pre-B-cell leukemia homeobox interacting protein 1b isoform X8, translated as MADNSSTNGNSWTILAPEVKESGVESMGPLSEGQGEVHAAPTQSSALSDSPAEQTHPPDPPQVTPLESSETAAVLHSTSVKQDTASSIPAHVENLTSLTTDLEEPGASGDGFESQPLIDTESFSDSYTHISPSPVSASLPGASEEEEEEGLSHGEEKGEPRKTLREECKPEEKANEGDGLRRRNLSVLTPLYHREDEEEEEGEEEQFRHPQREGEGDIGFSLNKCIFGALILLGLGTLFFSEGDADAKDVNYPDVKKEWLNPDAQGDAPGGVQPPEILDKMAKENQQIASLQEQEVELKAAQLQAEEGTKERLRREELEAENQRMRGELDKLPALQKEYEQESERVKRESERVNKELEALPAMQEELDRLKEKVTELTQSTVIVQAVTPSAGHEEMPSSQERKERKDKKAWDKERKEKEIKTEKKEWKKDKNIKVDEQEGKGKSTKDHKEWEKEEVKKGRRKGEGKNGQKDHKQEDAQSWKLVDEKRELRERTGKKERKEDKKWEKEKHGEFVDRRWEKREKGKEDKEWKQKSGQKDWKEEKEWKRGKQASQDEVRKETSEKKKDWKERKEWGDDKERGASGDEKYSDKSPKEKTRKGKKDHHDGNSERKEREGKHRGGKQKDKPKSGERAEGWKEEKKYKDKNHKKEEKLSKKGKHEASHHSYSDRQHSKDHVHVDYWAEQREKIRHYYGSTEGCADVTACAHEEGLAPVSQRAFEAFLAGYLTKLLGPKDQTSRKEELSKLIGEFFTGGVFVHDQIPFSEFVEDVEDILEDMADGDDDDDDDDDDDDDDDQLENEMKGFAAEAMGKFVLREKEGNEVKRGGSGRKRGKAAKG; from the exons ATGGCTGACAACAGCAGCACTAATGGCAACAGTTGGACCATTCTTGCTCCAGaggtaaag gaGTCTGGAGTAGAGAGCATGGGTCCTCTGTCTGAAGGTCAGGGAGAAGTGCATGCAGCTCCCACACAATCATCAGCGCTCTCGGACAGTCCCGCAGAGCAAACTCACCCTCCTGATCCTCCACAG GTGACGCCACTAGAGAGCAGTGAAACCGCAGCTGTTTTACACAGTACCTCTGTGAAGCAGGACACTGCGTCCAGCATCCCTGCTCATGTTGAAAACCTGACCTCCTTGACCACTGACCTTGAAGAGCCAGGAGCCTCTGGTGACGGCTTTGAAAGCCAACCGCTTATTGATACAGAATCATTCTCtgactcttacacacacatcaGCCCTTCACCCGTGTCCGCATCACTCCCTGGAGcctcagaagaagaagaagaagaggggcTTTCACACGGGGAAGAGAAGGGTGAGCCGAGGAAGACTCTGAGAGAAG AGTGTAAGCCAGAAGAGAAGGCAAACGAGGGTGATGGTCTAAGGAGGAGGAATCTCTCTGTCCTGACCCCTTTGTACCATCgagaggacgaggaggaggaggagggtgagGAAGAGCAGTTCAGACATccacagagagaaggagaaggagacatCGGGTTCAGCTTGAACAAGTGCATTTTTGGAGCGCTCATCCTTCTAGGCCTGGGCACCTTATTCTTTTCTG AAGGAGATGCAGATGCCAAGGATGTGAACTATCCAGATGTAAAAAAG gagtgGTTGAATCCTGATGCTCAAGGAGATGCACCTGGAGGTGTCCAGCCACCAGAAATACTGGACAAAATGGCCAAGGAGAACCAGCAAATTGCAAGCTTACAG gaacaggaagtggaatTAAAGGCTGCACAACTGCAAGCGGAGGAAGGCACCAAGGAGAGACTGAGGAGGGAGGAGCTGGAAGCAGAAAACCAGAGGATGAGAGGAGAGTTGGATAAACTGCCTGCCCTTCAGAAAGAGTACGAGCAAGAGAGTGAAagggtaaagagagagagtgagagagtaaatAAGGAGCTTGAAGCACTTCCAGCTATGCAGGAAGAGCTGGATCGTCTAAAAGAGAAAGTTACGGAGCTCACTCAGAGTACAG TGATTGTGCAAGCTGTGACGCCCTCTGCTGGACATGAAGAGATGCCTAGTAGTcaggagaggaaagagagaaaggataAAAAAGCTTGGGataaagagaggaaagagaaagaaattaagacagaaaagaaagaatggaagaaGGACAAGAACATAAAGGTAGATGAGCAAGAAGGCAAGGGAAAAAGCACAAAGGACCATAAAGAGTGGGAGAAAGAAGAAGTCAAGAAAGGGAGGCGTAAGGGAGAAGGGAAAAACGGGCAAAAAGACCACAAGCAAGAGGATGCCCAAAGTTGGAAGCTTGTTGATGAAAAAAGAGAGCTTAGGGAAAGGActgggaaaaaagagaggaaggaagatAAAAAGTGGGAAAAGGAGAAACATGGAGAATTTGTTGACCGAAGGTGGGAAAAacgagagaaaggaaaagaagataAGGAATGGAAGCAAAAGAGTGGGCAAAAAGActggaaagaagagaaagaatggAAGAGGGGTAAGCAAGCTAGTCAGGATGAAGTACGGAAAGAGacgagtgaaaaaaaaaaggattggaaagagagaaaggaatgGGGTGATGACAAAGAGAGAGGAGCATCAGGTGATGAAAAGTACAGCGATAAAAGCCCAAAGGAGAAAACTAGGAAAGGCAAGAAAGATCATCACGACggaaacagtgaaagaaaagaaagggaggGGAAGCATCGGGGTGGGAAACAGAAAGACAAGCCTAAAAGTGGAGAGAGAGCAGAAGGATGGAAGGAGGAGAAAAAATACAAAGACAAGAACcataaaaaagaggaaaagctGAGCAAAAAAGGCAAACATGAAGCATCGCACCATTCATACAGTGACAGACAGCACAGCAAAGACCACGTGCACGTCGACTACTGGGCCGAACAGAGGGAGAAGATCCGTCACTATTACGGCTCGACAGAAGGGTGCGCAGACGTGACAGCTTGTGCACACGAGGAGGGGCTTGCTCCTGTTTCGCAACGGGCATTTGAGGCGTTCCTCGCGGGCTATTTGACGAAACTTCTAGGACCCAAGGACCAAACTTCCAGAAAAGAGGAACTGAGCAAGCTGATCGGCGAGTTCTTCACTGGCGGAGTCTTCGTCCATGACCAGATACCATTCAGCGAGTTTGTGGAGGATGTGGAggacattttggaagacatggCAGATGgagatgacgatgatgatgatgatgatgatgatgatgatgatgatgatcagctAGAGAATGAGATGAAGGGATTTGCAGCAGAGGCAATGGGGAAATTTGTGCTTCGGGAAAAAGAGGGGAATGAAGTGAAAAGAGGGGGAAGTGGAAGGAAAAGGGGTAAAGCGGCGAAGGGTTAG
- the pbxip1b gene encoding pre-B-cell leukemia homeobox interacting protein 1b isoform X6 → MADNSSTNGNSWTILAPEVKESGVESMGPLSEGQGEVHAAPTQSSALSDSPAEQTHPPDPPQVTPLESSETAAVLHSTSVKQDTASSIPAHVENLTSLTTDLEEPGASGDGFESQPLIDTESFSDSYTHISPSPVSASLPGASEEEEEEGLSHGEEKGEPRKTLREECKPEEKANEGDGLRRRNLSVLTPLYHREDEEEEEGEEEQFRHPQREGEGDIGFSLNKCIFGALILLGLGTLFFSEGDADAKDVNYPDVKKEWLNPDAQGDAPGGVQPPEILDKMAKENQQIASLQARLQEQEVELKAAQLQAEEGTKERLRREELEAENQRMRGELDKLPALQKEYEQESERVKRESERVNKELEALPAMQEELDRLKEKVTELTQSTVIVQAVTPSAGHEEMPSSQERKERKDKKAWDKERKEKEIKTEKKEWKKDKNIKVDEQEGKGKSTKDHKEWEKEEVKKGRRKGEGKNGQKDHKQEDAQSWKLVDEKRELRERTGKKERKEDKKWEKEKHGEFVDRRWEKREKGKEDKEWKQKSGQKDWKEEKEWKRGKQASQDEVRKETSEKKKDWKERKEWGDDKERGASGDEKYSDKSPKEKTRKGKKDHHDGNSERKEREGKHRGGKQKDKPKSGERAEGWKEEKKYKDKNHKKEEKLSKKGKHEASHHSYSDRQHSKDHVHVDYWAEQREKIRHYYGSTEGCADVTACAHEEGLAPVSQRAFEAFLAGYLTKLLGPKDQTSRKEELSKLIGEFFTGGVFVHDQIPFSEFVEDVEDILEDMADGDDDDDDDDDDDDDDDQLENEMKGFAAEAMGKFVLREKEGNEVKRGGSGRKRGKAAKG, encoded by the exons ATGGCTGACAACAGCAGCACTAATGGCAACAGTTGGACCATTCTTGCTCCAGaggtaaag gaGTCTGGAGTAGAGAGCATGGGTCCTCTGTCTGAAGGTCAGGGAGAAGTGCATGCAGCTCCCACACAATCATCAGCGCTCTCGGACAGTCCCGCAGAGCAAACTCACCCTCCTGATCCTCCACAG GTGACGCCACTAGAGAGCAGTGAAACCGCAGCTGTTTTACACAGTACCTCTGTGAAGCAGGACACTGCGTCCAGCATCCCTGCTCATGTTGAAAACCTGACCTCCTTGACCACTGACCTTGAAGAGCCAGGAGCCTCTGGTGACGGCTTTGAAAGCCAACCGCTTATTGATACAGAATCATTCTCtgactcttacacacacatcaGCCCTTCACCCGTGTCCGCATCACTCCCTGGAGcctcagaagaagaagaagaagaggggcTTTCACACGGGGAAGAGAAGGGTGAGCCGAGGAAGACTCTGAGAGAAG AGTGTAAGCCAGAAGAGAAGGCAAACGAGGGTGATGGTCTAAGGAGGAGGAATCTCTCTGTCCTGACCCCTTTGTACCATCgagaggacgaggaggaggaggagggtgagGAAGAGCAGTTCAGACATccacagagagaaggagaaggagacatCGGGTTCAGCTTGAACAAGTGCATTTTTGGAGCGCTCATCCTTCTAGGCCTGGGCACCTTATTCTTTTCTG AAGGAGATGCAGATGCCAAGGATGTGAACTATCCAGATGTAAAAAAG gagtgGTTGAATCCTGATGCTCAAGGAGATGCACCTGGAGGTGTCCAGCCACCAGAAATACTGGACAAAATGGCCAAGGAGAACCAGCAAATTGCAAGCTTACAGGCAAGGCTTCAG gaacaggaagtggaatTAAAGGCTGCACAACTGCAAGCGGAGGAAGGCACCAAGGAGAGACTGAGGAGGGAGGAGCTGGAAGCAGAAAACCAGAGGATGAGAGGAGAGTTGGATAAACTGCCTGCCCTTCAGAAAGAGTACGAGCAAGAGAGTGAAagggtaaagagagagagtgagagagtaaatAAGGAGCTTGAAGCACTTCCAGCTATGCAGGAAGAGCTGGATCGTCTAAAAGAGAAAGTTACGGAGCTCACTCAGAGTACAG TGATTGTGCAAGCTGTGACGCCCTCTGCTGGACATGAAGAGATGCCTAGTAGTcaggagaggaaagagagaaaggataAAAAAGCTTGGGataaagagaggaaagagaaagaaattaagacagaaaagaaagaatggaagaaGGACAAGAACATAAAGGTAGATGAGCAAGAAGGCAAGGGAAAAAGCACAAAGGACCATAAAGAGTGGGAGAAAGAAGAAGTCAAGAAAGGGAGGCGTAAGGGAGAAGGGAAAAACGGGCAAAAAGACCACAAGCAAGAGGATGCCCAAAGTTGGAAGCTTGTTGATGAAAAAAGAGAGCTTAGGGAAAGGActgggaaaaaagagaggaaggaagatAAAAAGTGGGAAAAGGAGAAACATGGAGAATTTGTTGACCGAAGGTGGGAAAAacgagagaaaggaaaagaagataAGGAATGGAAGCAAAAGAGTGGGCAAAAAGActggaaagaagagaaagaatggAAGAGGGGTAAGCAAGCTAGTCAGGATGAAGTACGGAAAGAGacgagtgaaaaaaaaaaggattggaaagagagaaaggaatgGGGTGATGACAAAGAGAGAGGAGCATCAGGTGATGAAAAGTACAGCGATAAAAGCCCAAAGGAGAAAACTAGGAAAGGCAAGAAAGATCATCACGACggaaacagtgaaagaaaagaaagggaggGGAAGCATCGGGGTGGGAAACAGAAAGACAAGCCTAAAAGTGGAGAGAGAGCAGAAGGATGGAAGGAGGAGAAAAAATACAAAGACAAGAACcataaaaaagaggaaaagctGAGCAAAAAAGGCAAACATGAAGCATCGCACCATTCATACAGTGACAGACAGCACAGCAAAGACCACGTGCACGTCGACTACTGGGCCGAACAGAGGGAGAAGATCCGTCACTATTACGGCTCGACAGAAGGGTGCGCAGACGTGACAGCTTGTGCACACGAGGAGGGGCTTGCTCCTGTTTCGCAACGGGCATTTGAGGCGTTCCTCGCGGGCTATTTGACGAAACTTCTAGGACCCAAGGACCAAACTTCCAGAAAAGAGGAACTGAGCAAGCTGATCGGCGAGTTCTTCACTGGCGGAGTCTTCGTCCATGACCAGATACCATTCAGCGAGTTTGTGGAGGATGTGGAggacattttggaagacatggCAGATGgagatgacgatgatgatgatgatgatgatgatgatgatgatgatgatcagctAGAGAATGAGATGAAGGGATTTGCAGCAGAGGCAATGGGGAAATTTGTGCTTCGGGAAAAAGAGGGGAATGAAGTGAAAAGAGGGGGAAGTGGAAGGAAAAGGGGTAAAGCGGCGAAGGGTTAG
- the pbxip1b gene encoding pre-B-cell leukemia homeobox interacting protein 1b isoform X4, with protein sequence MADNSSTNGNSWTILAPEVKESGVESMGPLSEGQGEVHAAPTQSSALSDSPAEQTHPPDPPQVTPLESSETAAVLHSTSVKQDTASSIPAHVENLTSLTTDLEEPGASGDGFESQPLIDTESFSDSYTHISPSPVSASLPGASEEEEEEGLSHGEEKGEPRKTLREECKPEEKANEGDGLRRRNLSVLTPLYHREDEEEEEGEEEQFRHPQREGEGDIGFSLNKCIFGALILLGLGTLFFSGVLMDLDDEGDADAKDVNYPDVKKEWLNPDAQGDAPGGVQPPEILDKMAKENQQIASLQEQEVELKAAQLQAEEGTKERLRREELEAENQRMRGELDKLPALQKEYEQESERVKRESERVNKELEALPAMQEELDRLKEKVTELTQSTVIVQAVTPSAGHEEMPSSQERKERKDKKAWDKERKEKEIKTEKKEWKKDKNIKVDEQEGKGKSTKDHKEWEKEEVKKGRRKGEGKNGQKDHKQEDAQSWKLVDEKRELRERTGKKERKEDKKWEKEKHGEFVDRRWEKREKGKEDKEWKQKSGQKDWKEEKEWKRGKQASQDEVRKETSEKKKDWKERKEWGDDKERGASGDEKYSDKSPKEKTRKGKKDHHDGNSERKEREGKHRGGKQKDKPKSGERAEGWKEEKKYKDKNHKKEEKLSKKGKHEASHHSYSDRQHSKDHVHVDYWAEQREKIRHYYGSTEGCADVTACAHEEGLAPVSQRAFEAFLAGYLTKLLGPKDQTSRKEELSKLIGEFFTGGVFVHDQIPFSEFVEDVEDILEDMADGDDDDDDDDDDDDDDDQLENEMKGFAAEAMGKFVLREKEGNEVKRGGSGRKRGKAAKG encoded by the exons ATGGCTGACAACAGCAGCACTAATGGCAACAGTTGGACCATTCTTGCTCCAGaggtaaag gaGTCTGGAGTAGAGAGCATGGGTCCTCTGTCTGAAGGTCAGGGAGAAGTGCATGCAGCTCCCACACAATCATCAGCGCTCTCGGACAGTCCCGCAGAGCAAACTCACCCTCCTGATCCTCCACAG GTGACGCCACTAGAGAGCAGTGAAACCGCAGCTGTTTTACACAGTACCTCTGTGAAGCAGGACACTGCGTCCAGCATCCCTGCTCATGTTGAAAACCTGACCTCCTTGACCACTGACCTTGAAGAGCCAGGAGCCTCTGGTGACGGCTTTGAAAGCCAACCGCTTATTGATACAGAATCATTCTCtgactcttacacacacatcaGCCCTTCACCCGTGTCCGCATCACTCCCTGGAGcctcagaagaagaagaagaagaggggcTTTCACACGGGGAAGAGAAGGGTGAGCCGAGGAAGACTCTGAGAGAAG AGTGTAAGCCAGAAGAGAAGGCAAACGAGGGTGATGGTCTAAGGAGGAGGAATCTCTCTGTCCTGACCCCTTTGTACCATCgagaggacgaggaggaggaggagggtgagGAAGAGCAGTTCAGACATccacagagagaaggagaaggagacatCGGGTTCAGCTTGAACAAGTGCATTTTTGGAGCGCTCATCCTTCTAGGCCTGGGCACCTTATTCTTTTCTG GTGTTCTCATGGATCTGGATGATG AAGGAGATGCAGATGCCAAGGATGTGAACTATCCAGATGTAAAAAAG gagtgGTTGAATCCTGATGCTCAAGGAGATGCACCTGGAGGTGTCCAGCCACCAGAAATACTGGACAAAATGGCCAAGGAGAACCAGCAAATTGCAAGCTTACAG gaacaggaagtggaatTAAAGGCTGCACAACTGCAAGCGGAGGAAGGCACCAAGGAGAGACTGAGGAGGGAGGAGCTGGAAGCAGAAAACCAGAGGATGAGAGGAGAGTTGGATAAACTGCCTGCCCTTCAGAAAGAGTACGAGCAAGAGAGTGAAagggtaaagagagagagtgagagagtaaatAAGGAGCTTGAAGCACTTCCAGCTATGCAGGAAGAGCTGGATCGTCTAAAAGAGAAAGTTACGGAGCTCACTCAGAGTACAG TGATTGTGCAAGCTGTGACGCCCTCTGCTGGACATGAAGAGATGCCTAGTAGTcaggagaggaaagagagaaaggataAAAAAGCTTGGGataaagagaggaaagagaaagaaattaagacagaaaagaaagaatggaagaaGGACAAGAACATAAAGGTAGATGAGCAAGAAGGCAAGGGAAAAAGCACAAAGGACCATAAAGAGTGGGAGAAAGAAGAAGTCAAGAAAGGGAGGCGTAAGGGAGAAGGGAAAAACGGGCAAAAAGACCACAAGCAAGAGGATGCCCAAAGTTGGAAGCTTGTTGATGAAAAAAGAGAGCTTAGGGAAAGGActgggaaaaaagagaggaaggaagatAAAAAGTGGGAAAAGGAGAAACATGGAGAATTTGTTGACCGAAGGTGGGAAAAacgagagaaaggaaaagaagataAGGAATGGAAGCAAAAGAGTGGGCAAAAAGActggaaagaagagaaagaatggAAGAGGGGTAAGCAAGCTAGTCAGGATGAAGTACGGAAAGAGacgagtgaaaaaaaaaaggattggaaagagagaaaggaatgGGGTGATGACAAAGAGAGAGGAGCATCAGGTGATGAAAAGTACAGCGATAAAAGCCCAAAGGAGAAAACTAGGAAAGGCAAGAAAGATCATCACGACggaaacagtgaaagaaaagaaagggaggGGAAGCATCGGGGTGGGAAACAGAAAGACAAGCCTAAAAGTGGAGAGAGAGCAGAAGGATGGAAGGAGGAGAAAAAATACAAAGACAAGAACcataaaaaagaggaaaagctGAGCAAAAAAGGCAAACATGAAGCATCGCACCATTCATACAGTGACAGACAGCACAGCAAAGACCACGTGCACGTCGACTACTGGGCCGAACAGAGGGAGAAGATCCGTCACTATTACGGCTCGACAGAAGGGTGCGCAGACGTGACAGCTTGTGCACACGAGGAGGGGCTTGCTCCTGTTTCGCAACGGGCATTTGAGGCGTTCCTCGCGGGCTATTTGACGAAACTTCTAGGACCCAAGGACCAAACTTCCAGAAAAGAGGAACTGAGCAAGCTGATCGGCGAGTTCTTCACTGGCGGAGTCTTCGTCCATGACCAGATACCATTCAGCGAGTTTGTGGAGGATGTGGAggacattttggaagacatggCAGATGgagatgacgatgatgatgatgatgatgatgatgatgatgatgatgatcagctAGAGAATGAGATGAAGGGATTTGCAGCAGAGGCAATGGGGAAATTTGTGCTTCGGGAAAAAGAGGGGAATGAAGTGAAAAGAGGGGGAAGTGGAAGGAAAAGGGGTAAAGCGGCGAAGGGTTAG